One part of the Truepera radiovictrix DSM 17093 genome encodes these proteins:
- the xylF gene encoding D-xylose ABC transporter substrate-binding protein, protein MKRLGVLGVFVFGAVAAAQTVGVSWSNFQEERWRTDEAAIRETLEALGAQYVSADAQSSPEKQLADVESLITRGVDALIILAQDNEAILPAVSRAAQEGIPVVAYDRLIEDPGVFYLTFDNVEVGRLQAQAVYDVQPTGNYVFIKGSPTDPNADFLHQGQLEVLQSAIDSGDITVVGEQYTDGWLPENAQRNTEQILTANNNEVDAVVASNDGTAGGVVAALTAQGLEGIPVSGQDGDHAALNRIALGTQTVSVWKDARELGRAAAEIAVALAQGAALDEIEGATTWSDGPRGVEMNAILLEPIPITRDNLEVVIDAGWVDRDTVCAGVDPENAPSACQ, encoded by the coding sequence GTGAAGCGACTCGGGGTGTTGGGTGTGTTTGTCTTCGGTGCGGTGGCCGCCGCACAGACTGTCGGCGTGAGCTGGTCGAACTTTCAGGAGGAGCGCTGGCGCACCGACGAGGCGGCGATCCGGGAAACGCTGGAGGCGCTCGGCGCGCAGTACGTGAGCGCCGACGCCCAGAGCTCACCCGAAAAGCAGCTCGCCGACGTCGAGAGCCTCATTACGCGCGGCGTGGACGCGCTTATCATCCTCGCTCAGGACAACGAGGCCATCTTGCCGGCGGTCTCGCGCGCCGCGCAGGAGGGGATCCCGGTGGTCGCCTACGACCGGCTGATCGAGGACCCCGGGGTCTTCTACCTCACCTTCGATAACGTCGAGGTCGGGCGCCTGCAAGCGCAAGCGGTCTACGACGTGCAACCCACGGGCAACTACGTCTTTATCAAGGGGAGCCCCACCGACCCGAACGCCGACTTTTTGCACCAGGGGCAGCTCGAGGTGCTGCAGAGCGCCATCGACAGCGGCGACATCACCGTCGTGGGTGAGCAGTACACCGACGGCTGGCTTCCCGAGAACGCGCAGCGCAACACCGAGCAGATCCTTACCGCCAACAACAACGAGGTCGACGCGGTCGTCGCCTCGAACGACGGCACGGCGGGCGGGGTCGTCGCGGCGCTCACGGCGCAGGGGCTCGAGGGCATCCCGGTCTCGGGCCAAGACGGCGACCACGCGGCCCTTAACCGCATCGCGCTGGGTACGCAGACGGTGAGCGTCTGGAAAGACGCCCGCGAACTCGGGCGGGCCGCCGCCGAGATCGCCGTGGCGCTCGCCCAAGGCGCCGCCCTCGACGAGATCGAGGGGGCGACCACCTGGAGCGACGGCCCGCGCGGCGTCGAGATGAACGCGATCTTGCTCGAGCCCATCCCCATCACCCGCGACAACCTCGAGGTGGTCATCGACGCCGGTTGGGTCGACCGCGACACCGTCTGCGCCGGCGTCGACCCCGAAAACGCCCCGAGCGCCTGCCAGTAA
- a CDS encoding Kelch repeat-containing protein: protein MLRRTDVKKLGFSLSALTLLGVLGACERDARPPVDPPAGLTIETLDAAPLSATAGEPVTFSWRVRGADASALRCTLDVTGDGAPDYTFEGEACLSGSQEHTYAAPGTFSPTLRVAAGGESTSRSGPSVTVTGASGNFTTLTWSPAAPQPIGVAEAQGRALNGKLYVFGGFDKEKRCCTPTDRAQVYDPETDTWTPLAPLPPMNNTGHGGVTHAGMATDGTDFFFAGGYTANNSGTGQIFGTKEVWRYNVAEDSYTRLPDLPVERSAGQLEYLDGRLHYFGGSNLARTQDTPEHFVLDLAGGAQSWTEAAPLPNPRNHMGSAVLGGRIYAVAGQHDHDHNLVTQNDVHAYDPETDTWETLAPLPKAVSHISNSTFAMGGRIIVVGGEIAHLKPITDVFAYDPETDTWTSLTDLPHALQSAVADEINGEIFLTGGSGGGWRAETYRATPQD, encoded by the coding sequence ATGTTGAGACGTACGGATGTTAAAAAGCTCGGTTTTTCCCTCTCGGCCTTGACGCTGCTCGGGGTGCTCGGCGCCTGCGAGCGCGACGCCCGCCCCCCCGTCGACCCACCGGCGGGCCTCACCATCGAGACCCTCGACGCGGCGCCGCTCTCGGCCACGGCGGGCGAACCCGTCACCTTTAGCTGGCGCGTGCGCGGCGCTGACGCCTCGGCGCTCCGCTGCACCCTCGACGTCACGGGCGACGGCGCCCCCGACTACACCTTCGAGGGCGAGGCCTGTTTGAGCGGCAGCCAAGAACACACCTACGCGGCGCCGGGCACCTTCTCCCCGACCCTGCGCGTCGCCGCCGGCGGCGAGAGCACCTCGCGCAGCGGCCCGAGCGTCACGGTCACGGGGGCGAGCGGCAACTTCACCACCCTCACCTGGAGCCCCGCCGCGCCGCAACCCATCGGCGTCGCCGAAGCGCAGGGCCGCGCGCTTAACGGCAAACTCTACGTGTTTGGCGGCTTCGACAAAGAGAAGCGCTGCTGCACCCCTACCGACCGCGCCCAGGTCTACGATCCCGAGACCGACACCTGGACGCCGCTCGCGCCGCTGCCGCCGATGAACAACACCGGTCACGGCGGCGTCACCCACGCGGGCATGGCGACCGACGGGACCGACTTCTTCTTCGCCGGCGGCTACACCGCGAATAACAGCGGGACGGGGCAGATCTTCGGCACCAAAGAGGTGTGGCGCTACAACGTCGCCGAAGACAGCTACACGCGCCTCCCCGACCTCCCGGTCGAGCGCTCGGCGGGGCAGCTCGAGTACCTGGACGGCCGTCTGCACTACTTCGGCGGCTCCAACCTCGCGCGCACCCAAGACACCCCCGAGCACTTCGTGCTCGACCTCGCGGGGGGAGCGCAGAGCTGGACGGAGGCCGCGCCGCTACCCAACCCGCGCAACCACATGGGCTCTGCGGTGCTCGGCGGCCGCATCTACGCCGTCGCGGGCCAGCACGACCACGACCACAACCTCGTGACGCAAAACGACGTCCACGCCTACGACCCCGAGACCGACACCTGGGAGACGCTCGCACCGCTGCCCAAAGCCGTGTCGCACATCTCGAACTCGACTTTCGCCATGGGCGGGCGCATCATCGTCGTCGGCGGCGAGATCGCGCACCTCAAGCCGATCACCGACGTCTTCGCCTACGACCCCGAGACCGACACCTGGACTTCGCTCACCGACCTGCCGCACGCGCTGCAGTCGGCCGTGGCGGACGAGATCAACGGCGAGATCTTCCTGACGGGCGGCTCGGGCGGCGGCTGGCGCGCCGAGACGTACCGCGCGACCCCGCAGGACTAA
- a CDS encoding sulfotransferase family protein has protein sequence MDKNARHPIGPSTPPSPPQPVRPIVTRPRPARPARPYRPEAASAEAVGTLPNLVIIGAMKCGTTSLHEYLDCHPEVFMSRRKETNFFVAEHNWAKGLAWYRSHFPEKKRVIGESSPNYTRFPLYAGVPERMHRVLPGAKLLYCVRDPIKRMVSHYVHSYSLGREHRPFAEAMLERKNNRYLVSSLYHFQLEQYRRFYDPSQIKVVVLEELYRDPLGTLQEVFAFLGVDPTYEDSRFTKASATMPAAATRRRSPLKNWMVARKLRGVYWLERNAPWVFGPPIKTPQVTPALRAELTAMLQEDVQALRALTGLSLGAWSL, from the coding sequence ATGGACAAAAACGCGCGGCACCCCATCGGTCCCTCGACCCCTCCGTCGCCCCCGCAACCCGTGCGCCCGATCGTCACCCGCCCTCGCCCCGCGCGCCCGGCGCGTCCCTACCGACCCGAGGCGGCGAGCGCCGAAGCGGTCGGTACGCTCCCCAACCTCGTCATCATCGGCGCGATGAAGTGCGGCACCACGAGCCTGCACGAGTACCTCGACTGCCACCCCGAGGTCTTTATGTCGCGGCGCAAGGAGACGAACTTTTTCGTCGCCGAGCACAACTGGGCAAAGGGGCTCGCCTGGTACCGGTCACACTTTCCGGAGAAAAAGCGGGTCATCGGCGAGTCCTCACCCAACTACACGCGCTTCCCCCTCTACGCGGGGGTGCCCGAGCGGATGCACAGGGTCTTGCCGGGCGCCAAGCTGCTCTACTGCGTGCGCGACCCCATCAAACGGATGGTGTCGCACTACGTGCACTCCTACTCGCTGGGGCGCGAACACCGGCCCTTCGCCGAGGCGATGCTCGAGCGAAAGAACAACCGCTACTTGGTCTCGAGCCTCTACCACTTCCAGCTCGAGCAGTACCGGCGCTTTTACGACCCGAGCCAGATCAAGGTCGTCGTGCTCGAAGAGCTCTACCGCGACCCGCTCGGCACCCTGCAAGAGGTCTTCGCCTTTTTAGGCGTCGACCCCACCTACGAGGACTCGCGCTTTACAAAAGCCTCCGCGACGATGCCCGCCGCCGCGACCCGGCGCCGCAGCCCGCTCAAAAACTGGATGGTCGCGCGCAAACTGCGCGGCGTCTACTGGCTCGAGCGCAACGCCCCGTGGGTCTTTGGCCCGCCTATCAAGACGCCGCAGGTCACCCCGGCGCTGCGCGCCGAACTCACCGCCATGCTCCAGGAGGACGTTCAGGCGCTGCGCGCGCTGACCGGCTTGTCGCTGGGGGCGTGGTCGCTCTAG